One window from the genome of Serinibacter salmoneus encodes:
- a CDS encoding cytochrome c oxidase subunit 3: protein MTQVGTIVWLSSELMFFAGMFAIYFTHRAVAGPEVWEESTQRLNMTLVIINTIILVSSSVTCQFGVWAAERLQPRRTGSLLNIRGWGMQEWYTLTFIMGAVFIAGQVTEYAELVEHGITISNSSFGAVFYLTTGFHGIHVVGGLLAFLFVLGSSFVAGRFTHREATRAIVTSYYWHFVDVIWLGLFFAIYFLQ, encoded by the coding sequence ATGACGCAGGTCGGCACGATCGTGTGGCTCTCCAGCGAACTCATGTTCTTCGCGGGGATGTTCGCGATCTACTTCACCCACCGCGCCGTCGCCGGCCCGGAGGTCTGGGAGGAGAGCACCCAGCGTCTGAACATGACCCTGGTGATCATCAACACGATCATCCTGGTGTCCTCCTCGGTGACCTGCCAGTTCGGCGTCTGGGCCGCGGAGCGCCTGCAACCGCGCCGCACCGGTTCGCTGCTGAACATTCGCGGCTGGGGCATGCAGGAGTGGTACACGCTGACCTTCATCATGGGGGCGGTCTTCATCGCCGGGCAGGTCACCGAGTACGCCGAGCTGGTCGAACACGGCATCACCATCAGCAACTCCTCCTTCGGTGCGGTGTTCTACCTGACGACCGGATTCCACGGCATCCACGTGGTGGGCGGACTGCTCGCGTTCCTCTTCGTGCTCGGGTCCTCGTTCGTCGCGGGCCGGTTCACCCACCGCGAGGCGACCCGCGCCATCGTCACCTCCTACTACTGGCACTTCGTCGACGTCATCTGGCTCGGCCTGTTCTTCGCGATCTACTTCCTGCAGTGA